One genomic segment of Drosophila melanogaster chromosome 3L includes these proteins:
- the CG7542 gene encoding uncharacterized protein, isoform B, translated as MMKLLVCVLLVGSCTAVPLLTDVEPYITNGEPAEVGQFPYQAGLNVSFGNWSTWCGGTLISHYWIITAAHCMDGAESVTVYLGAINIGDESEEGQERIMVEKSGIIVHSNYMASTVVNDISLIRLPAFVGFTDRIRAASLPRRLNGQFPTYESIRAFASGWGRESDASDSVSPVLRYVEMPIMPHSLCRMYWSGAVSEKMICMSTTSGKSTCHGDSGGPLVYKQGNSSYLIGSTSFGTSMGCQVGFPAVFTRISSYLDWILNHIIAHNKE; from the coding sequence ATGATGAAACTTTTGGTTTGCGTCCTGCTGGTAGGATCCTGTACGGCTGTTCCCCTCCTTACCGATGTGGAACCCTATATTACGAATGGAGAACCGGCGGAGGTGGGTCAGTTTCCCTACCAGGCCGGTCTGAACGTCTCCTTCGGGAACTGGAGCACTTGGTGCGGCGGCACCTTGATCTCACACTACTGGATAATCACAGCAGCACACTGCATGGATGGGGCGGAGTCCGTAACGGTCTATTTGGGGGCCATAAACATCGGTGATGAGTCCGAGGAGGGTCAAGAAAGGATCATGGTGGAGAAGTCGGGTATTATAGTGCACTCGAACTATATGGCCAGCACGGTGGTCAACGACATCTCGCTTATTCGATTGCCCGCCTTTGTGGGTTTCACTGATCGCATCCGGGCCGCCAGTTTGCCCCGTCGCTTGAATGGCCAGTTTCCCACGTACGAGTCCATCCGGGCCTTCGCCTCCGGCTGGGGGCGGGAAAGCGATGCCTCCGACTCGGTTTCCCCCGTGCTGAGATACGTGGAGATGCCCATTATGCCTCACTCCCTGTGCCGGATGTACTGGAGTGGAGCTGTGTCGGAGAAGATGATCTGCATGAGCACCACCAGCGGCAAGTCCACCTGCCATGGTGACTCTGGCGGTCCGCTGGTCTACAAGCAGGGCAACTCCAGCTACCTGATCGGATCCACCTCTTTTGGAACCTCTATGGGATGTCAAGTGGGATTCCCGGCCGTGTTCACCCGCATCAGCAGCTACTTGGACTGGATCCTTAACCATATCATCGCCCATAATAAAGAATAA
- the CycT gene encoding cyclin T, isoform D yields the protein MCLQYRPTVVACFCIYLACKWSRWEIPQSTEGKHWFYYVDKTVSLDLLKQLTDEFIAIYEKSPARLKSKLNSIKAIAQGASNRTANSKDKPKEDWKITEMMKGYHSNITTPPELLNGNDSRDRDRDRERERERERDPSSLLPPPAMVPQQRRQDGGHQRSSSVSGVPGSSSSSSSSSHKMPNYPGGMPPDAHTDHKSKQPGYNNRMPSSHQRSSSSGLGSSGSGSQRSSSSSSSSSQQPGRPSMPVDYHKSSRGMPPVGVGMPPHGSHKMTSGSKPQQPQQQPVPHPSASNSSASGMSSKDKSQSNKMYPNAPPPYSNSAPQNPLMSRGGYPGASNGSQPPPPAGYGGHRSKSGSTVHGMPPFEQQLPYSQSQSYGHMQQQPVPQSQQQQMPPEASQHSLQSKNSLFSPEWPDIKKEPMSQSQPQPFNGLLPPPAPPGHDYKLNSHPRDKESPKKERLTPTKKDKHRPVMPPVGSGNSSSGSGSSKPMLPPHKKQIPHGGDLLTNPGESGSLKRPNEISGSQYGLNKLDEIDNSNMPREKLRKLDTTTGLPTYPNYEEKHTPLNMSNGIETTPDLVRSLLKESLCPSNASLLKPDALTMPGLKPPAELLEPMPAPATIKKEQGITPMTSLASGPAPMDLEVPTKQAGEIKEESSSKSEKKKKKDKHKHKEKDKSKDKTEKEERKKHKKDKQKDRSGSGGSKDSSLPNEPLKMVIKNPNGSLQAGASAPIKLKISKNKVEPNNYSAAAGLPGAIGYGLPPTTATTTSASIGAAAPVLPPYGAGGGGYSSSGGSSSGGSSKKKHSDRDRDKESKKNKSQDYAKYNGAGGGIFNPLGGAGAAPNMSGGMGAPMSTAVPPSMLLAPTGAVPPSAAGLAPPPMPVYNKK from the exons ATGTGCCTCCAATATCGCCCCACGGTCGTAGCCTGTTTCTGCATTTACCTAGCCTGCAAGTGGTCCCGATGGGAGATCCCCCAGTCGACCGAGGGCAAACACTGGTTCTACTATGTGGACAAGACGGTCTCGCTGGATTTGCTAAAGCAGCTGACAGATGAGTTCATCGCTATCTATGAGAAGAGCCCGGCCCGTCTGAAGTCTAAGCTTAACTCGATCAAGGCGATCGCCCAGGGAGCCAGCAATCGGACAGCTAACAGCAAGGACAAACCAAAGGAGGACTGGAAGATCACCGAGATGATGAAGGGCTACCACTCAAACATCACGACACCACCAGAGCTGTTAAACGGCAACGACAGCCGGGATCGGGACCGAGATCGTGAACGGGAGAGAGAGCGGGAACGGGATCCGTCGTCACTACTGCCGCCACCGGCTATGGTGCCGCAGCAAAGACGACAGGATGGTGGCCATCAGCGCTCGTCCTCAGTGAGCGGAGTGCCAGGCAGCAGCTCTTCGTCGTCTTCCTCCAGTCACAAGATGCCAAATTACCCTGGTGGCATGCCGCCCGACGCTCATACGG ATCACAAGTCAAAGCAGCCGGGCTATAACAATCGAATGCCCTCAAGTCACCAGCGTAGTAGTAGCAGTGGACTCGGTTCCTCGGGAAGTGGCAGCCAGCGCAGCAGCTCATCCTCGTCGTCTTCAAGCCAGCAGCCTGGCCGACCGTCTATGCCCGTGGACTATCACAAATCCTCTCGCGGCATGCCGCCGGTAGGCGTGGGCATGCCACCTCACGGCAGCCACAAGATGACTTCGGGCTCCAAGCcccagcagccgcagcagcagccggtCCCACATCCATCCGCCTCTAATTCCTCTGCATCGGGCATGTCCTCCAAGGATAAATCCCAGAGCAACAAAATGTATCCGAACGCACCGCCGCCATACAGTAATAGTGCCCCTCAAAACCCGCTGATGTCGCGTGGTGGATATCCAGGCGCTAGCAATGGATCCCAGCCCCCGCCTCCCGCCGGATACGGCGGccatcgcagcaaatccggcTCCACCGTCCATGGCATGCCGCCTTTCGAGCAGCAATTGCCCTATTCCCAGAGCCAGAGCTACGGCcacatgcagcagcagccagtgCCTCAGtctcagcagcaacagatgcCTCCGGAGGCATCCCAGCACTCGTTGCAGTCCAAGAACTCGCTCTTCAGTCCAGAGTGGCCAGACATTAAAAAGGAGCCCATGTCGCAGTCGCAACCACAGCCTTTTAACGGTTTGCTACCCCCTCCTGCGCCTCCCGGCCACGATTACAAGCTAAATAGCCATCCGCGCGACAAAGAAAGTCCCAAGAAAGAGCGACTAACGCCAACCAAAAAGGATAAGCACCGTCCTGTCATGCCCCCAGTGGGCAGTGGGAACAGTTCCTCCGGCTCGGGATCATCAAAGCCGATGCTACCGCCTCACAAGAAGCAGATACCCCATGGCGGGGACCTGTTGACCAATCCTGGAGAGAGTGGAAGCCTAAAACGGCCCAACGAGATCTCGGGAAGTCAGTATGGACTAAATAAGCTGGATGAAATAGATAACAGTAATATGCCTCGAGAAAAGCTTCGCAAGCTGGACACTACAACTGGACTACCAACTTATCCGAATTATGAGGAGAAACACACGCCTCTGAATATGTCCAACGGAATCGAGACAACGCCGGATCTGGTGCGCAGTTTGCTAAAGGAGAGTCTGTGTCCATCGAACGCTTCGCTCCTGAAACCGGATGCCTTGACTATGCCTGGCCTGAAACCACCGGCCGAACTGCTTGAGCCCATGCCCGCACCAGCGACAATCAAGAAAGAACAGGGAATAACTCCGATGACCAGTTTGGCTAGTGGGCCCGCACCCATGGATTTGGAAGTACCCACTAAACAGGCCGGAGAGATTAAGGAGGAAAGCAGCAGCAAGTccgaaaagaaaaagaagaaggataaacacaaacacaaggaGAAGGACAAGTCCAAGGACAAGACGGAAAAGGAGGAGCGTAAGAAGCACAAGAAGGACAAGCAGAAGGATCGtagcggcagcggtggcagcaaGGACAGTTCTCTTCCCAATGAGCCTCTGAAGATGGTTATCAAGAATCCCAACGGCAGCCTGCAGGCCGGTGCGTCAGCTCCCATTAAACTTAAGATCAGCAAAAATAAGGTTGAACCCAATAACTACTCTGCAGCGGCGGGTCTGCCTGGCGCAATCGGATATGGCTTGCCTCCAACTACGGCTACCACCACATCCGCTTCGATCGGAGCAGCTGCTCCTGTTCTGCCTCCTTATGgtgccggcggtggtggctaCAGCTCATCGGGCGGCAGCAGTTCCGGTGGCAGCAGCAAGAAAAAGCACAGCGATCGTGACCGCGACAAGGAGAGCAAAAAGAATAAGAGCCAAGACTACGCGAAGTACAATGGCGCTGGTGGCGGCATCTTTAATCCCCTTGGCGGTGCTGGCGCCGCACCCAATATGTCTGGAGGAATGGGCGCCCCCATGTCTACTGCTGTACCACCATCCATGCTGTTGGCGCCCACCGGTGCAGTACCACCCTCTGCCGCTGGGCTGGCACCGCCTCCCATGCCCGTCTACAACAAGAAGTAG
- the Jon74E gene encoding jonah 74E, protein MQISTILVFLLILVQGRSISCLDMGHGIGGRIAGGELARANQFPYQVGLSIEEPNDMYCWCGASLISDRYLLTAAHCVEKAVAITYYLGGVLRLAPRQLIRSTNPEVHLHPDWNCQSLENDIALVRLPEDALLCDSIRPIRLPGLSSSRNSYDYVPAIASGWGRMNDESTAISDNLRYVYRFVESNEDCEYSYANIKPTNICMDTTGGKSTCTGDSGGPLVYSDPVQNADILIGVTSYGKKSGCTKGYPSVFTRITAYLDWIGEVSGVHYP, encoded by the exons ATGCAAATCAGTACGATTTTAGTTTTCCTGCTTATCTTGGTTCAGGGAAGGTCGATCTCTTGCCTGGATATGGGTCATGGGATTGGAGGGCGAATCGCTGGCGGGGAGTTGGCCCGAGCCAATCAGTTTCCCTATCAAGTGGGTCTGAGCATCGAGGAGCCCAACGATATGTATTGCTGGTGTGGCGCTAGTTTGATCTCCGACCGATATCTGCTAACGGCTGCACACTGCGTTGAAAA AGCGGTAGCTATCACCTACTACTTGGGGGGAGTGCTGCGACTTGCCCCTCGGCAGCTTATTCGATCGACTAATCCCGAAGTGCATCTGCACCCTGACTGGAATTGCCAAAGCTTGGAAAACGACATTGCCCTTGTACGATTGCCAGAGGATGCCCTGCTGTGTGATTCCATACGACCCATCCGGTTGCCAGGACTCTCATCGAGCCGGAACAGCTACGATTATGTTCCGGCTATCGCTTCCGGTTGGGGCCGCATGAATGACG AATCCACTGCAATATCGGATAACCTGCGTTATGTTTACCGCTTTGTGGAATCCAATGAGGACTGTGAATACTCCTACGCTAACATAAAACCTACTAACATCTGCATGGACACAACGGGAGGGAAATCCACCTGTACCGGAGATTCTGGAGGACCTTTGGTCTACAGTGATCCTGTGCAGAACGCGGACATTCTGATCGGCGTCACTTCCTATGGCAAAAAGTCGGGCTGCACCAAGGGATATCCATCGGTTTTTACACGCATCACCGCCTATTTGGACTGGATAGGTGAGGTGAGCGGAGTTCACTATCCGTAG
- the CycT gene encoding cyclin T, isoform C yields MSLLATPMPQAATASSSSSASAAASASGIPITANNNLPFEKDKIWYFSNDQLANSPSRRCGIKGDDELQYRQMTAYLIQEMGQRLQVSQLCINTAIVYMHRFYAFHSFTHFHRNSMASASLFLAAKVEEQPRKLEHVIRAANKCLPPTTEQNYAELAQELVFNENVLLQTLGFDVAIDHPHTHVVRTCQLVKACKDLAQTSYFLASNSLHLTSMCLQYRPTVVACFCIYLACKWSRWEIPQSTEGKHWFYYVDKTVSLDLLKQLTDEFIAIYEKSPARLKSKLNSIKAIAQGASNRTANSKDKPKEDWKITEMMKGYHSNITTPPELLNGNDSRDRDRDRERERERERDPSSLLPPPAMVPQQRRQDGGHQRSSSVSGVPGSSSSSSSSSHKMPNYPGGMPPDAHTDHKSKQPGYNNRMPSSHQRSSSSGLGSSGSGSQRSSSSSSSSSQQPGRPSMPVDYHKSSRGMPPVGVGMPPHGSHKMTSGSKPQQPQQQPVPHPSASNSSASGMSSKDKSQSNKMYPNAPPPYSNSAPQNPLMSRGGYPGASNGSQPPPPAGYGGHRSKSGSTVHGMPPFEQQLPYSQSQSYGHMQQQPVPQSQQQQMPPEASQHSLQSKNSLFSPEWPDIKKEPMSQSQPQPFNGLLPPPAPPGHDYKLNSHPRDKESPKKERLTPTKKDKHRPVMPPVGSGNSSSGSGSSKPMLPPHKKQIPHGGDLLTNPGESGSLKRPNEISGSQYGLNKLDEIDNSNMPREKLRKLDTTTGLPTYPNYEEKHTPLNMSNGIETTPDLVRSLLKESLCPSNASLLKPDALTMPGLKPPAELLEPMPAPATIKKEQGITPMTSLASGPAPMDLEVPTKQAGEIKEESSSKSEKKKKKDKHKHKEKDKSKDKTEKEERKKHKKDKQKDRSGSGGSKDSSLPNEPLKMVIKNPNGSLQAGASAPIKLKISKNKVEPNNYSAAAGLPGAIGYGLPPTTATTTSASIGAAAPVLPPYGAGGGGYSSSGGSSSGGSSKKKHSDRDRDKESKKNKSQDYAKYNGAGGGIFNPLGGAGAAPNMSGGMGAPMSTAVPPSMLLAPTGAVPPSAAGLAPPPMPVYNKK; encoded by the exons ATGAGTCTCCTAGCCACGCCAATGCCCCAGGCGGCCACCGCCTCATCTTCTTCATCCGCCTCCGCGGCCGCCTCGGCCAGCGGGATTCCAATCACCGCCAACAACAACCTGCCTTTCGAGAAGGACAAGATCTGGTACTTCAGCAACGATCAGCTGGCCAATTCGCCAAGCAGAAGATGCGGCATCAAGGGCGACGATGAGCTGCAGTACCGCCAGATGACCGCCTATCTGATACAGGAAATGGGTCAGCGTCTGCAGGTGTCCCAACTGTGCATCAACACGGCCATTGTGTACATGCATCGGTTCTACGCCTTTCACTCCTTCACCCACTTTCATCGCAACTCCATGGCGTCGGCGAGCCTCTTCTTGGCCGCCAAGGTAGAAGAGCAACCGCGGAAGCTGGAGCATGTTATTCGGGCCGCCAACAAGTGCCTGCCGCCGACCACCGAGCAGAATTACGCCGAACTCGCCCAGGAGCTTGTGTTCAACGAGAACGTGCTCCTGCAGACGCTGGGCTTCGATGTGGCCATCGATCATCCGCACACGCATGTGGTGCGCACCTGCCAGCTGGTCAAAG CATGCAAGGATCTGGCGCAGACATCGTACTTCTTGGCCTCGAACAG CCTGCATCTGACCTCGATGTGCCTCCAATATCGCCCCACGGTCGTAGCCTGTTTCTGCATTTACCTAGCCTGCAAGTGGTCCCGATGGGAGATCCCCCAGTCGACCGAGGGCAAACACTGGTTCTACTATGTGGACAAGACGGTCTCGCTGGATTTGCTAAAGCAGCTGACAGATGAGTTCATCGCTATCTATGAGAAGAGCCCGGCCCGTCTGAAGTCTAAGCTTAACTCGATCAAGGCGATCGCCCAGGGAGCCAGCAATCGGACAGCTAACAGCAAGGACAAACCAAAGGAGGACTGGAAGATCACCGAGATGATGAAGGGCTACCACTCAAACATCACGACACCACCAGAGCTGTTAAACGGCAACGACAGCCGGGATCGGGACCGAGATCGTGAACGGGAGAGAGAGCGGGAACGGGATCCGTCGTCACTACTGCCGCCACCGGCTATGGTGCCGCAGCAAAGACGACAGGATGGTGGCCATCAGCGCTCGTCCTCAGTGAGCGGAGTGCCAGGCAGCAGCTCTTCGTCGTCTTCCTCCAGTCACAAGATGCCAAATTACCCTGGTGGCATGCCGCCCGACGCTCATACGG ATCACAAGTCAAAGCAGCCGGGCTATAACAATCGAATGCCCTCAAGTCACCAGCGTAGTAGTAGCAGTGGACTCGGTTCCTCGGGAAGTGGCAGCCAGCGCAGCAGCTCATCCTCGTCGTCTTCAAGCCAGCAGCCTGGCCGACCGTCTATGCCCGTGGACTATCACAAATCCTCTCGCGGCATGCCGCCGGTAGGCGTGGGCATGCCACCTCACGGCAGCCACAAGATGACTTCGGGCTCCAAGCcccagcagccgcagcagcagccggtCCCACATCCATCCGCCTCTAATTCCTCTGCATCGGGCATGTCCTCCAAGGATAAATCCCAGAGCAACAAAATGTATCCGAACGCACCGCCGCCATACAGTAATAGTGCCCCTCAAAACCCGCTGATGTCGCGTGGTGGATATCCAGGCGCTAGCAATGGATCCCAGCCCCCGCCTCCCGCCGGATACGGCGGccatcgcagcaaatccggcTCCACCGTCCATGGCATGCCGCCTTTCGAGCAGCAATTGCCCTATTCCCAGAGCCAGAGCTACGGCcacatgcagcagcagccagtgCCTCAGtctcagcagcaacagatgcCTCCGGAGGCATCCCAGCACTCGTTGCAGTCCAAGAACTCGCTCTTCAGTCCAGAGTGGCCAGACATTAAAAAGGAGCCCATGTCGCAGTCGCAACCACAGCCTTTTAACGGTTTGCTACCCCCTCCTGCGCCTCCCGGCCACGATTACAAGCTAAATAGCCATCCGCGCGACAAAGAAAGTCCCAAGAAAGAGCGACTAACGCCAACCAAAAAGGATAAGCACCGTCCTGTCATGCCCCCAGTGGGCAGTGGGAACAGTTCCTCCGGCTCGGGATCATCAAAGCCGATGCTACCGCCTCACAAGAAGCAGATACCCCATGGCGGGGACCTGTTGACCAATCCTGGAGAGAGTGGAAGCCTAAAACGGCCCAACGAGATCTCGGGAAGTCAGTATGGACTAAATAAGCTGGATGAAATAGATAACAGTAATATGCCTCGAGAAAAGCTTCGCAAGCTGGACACTACAACTGGACTACCAACTTATCCGAATTATGAGGAGAAACACACGCCTCTGAATATGTCCAACGGAATCGAGACAACGCCGGATCTGGTGCGCAGTTTGCTAAAGGAGAGTCTGTGTCCATCGAACGCTTCGCTCCTGAAACCGGATGCCTTGACTATGCCTGGCCTGAAACCACCGGCCGAACTGCTTGAGCCCATGCCCGCACCAGCGACAATCAAGAAAGAACAGGGAATAACTCCGATGACCAGTTTGGCTAGTGGGCCCGCACCCATGGATTTGGAAGTACCCACTAAACAGGCCGGAGAGATTAAGGAGGAAAGCAGCAGCAAGTccgaaaagaaaaagaagaaggataaacacaaacacaaggaGAAGGACAAGTCCAAGGACAAGACGGAAAAGGAGGAGCGTAAGAAGCACAAGAAGGACAAGCAGAAGGATCGtagcggcagcggtggcagcaaGGACAGTTCTCTTCCCAATGAGCCTCTGAAGATGGTTATCAAGAATCCCAACGGCAGCCTGCAGGCCGGTGCGTCAGCTCCCATTAAACTTAAGATCAGCAAAAATAAGGTTGAACCCAATAACTACTCTGCAGCGGCGGGTCTGCCTGGCGCAATCGGATATGGCTTGCCTCCAACTACGGCTACCACCACATCCGCTTCGATCGGAGCAGCTGCTCCTGTTCTGCCTCCTTATGgtgccggcggtggtggctaCAGCTCATCGGGCGGCAGCAGTTCCGGTGGCAGCAGCAAGAAAAAGCACAGCGATCGTGACCGCGACAAGGAGAGCAAAAAGAATAAGAGCCAAGACTACGCGAAGTACAATGGCGCTGGTGGCGGCATCTTTAATCCCCTTGGCGGTGCTGGCGCCGCACCCAATATGTCTGGAGGAATGGGCGCCCCCATGTCTACTGCTGTACCACCATCCATGCTGTTGGCGCCCACCGGTGCAGTACCACCCTCTGCCGCTGGGCTGGCACCGCCTCCCATGCCCGTCTACAACAAGAAGTAG